A window of Eublepharis macularius isolate TG4126 chromosome 18, MPM_Emac_v1.0, whole genome shotgun sequence genomic DNA:
GTTTCCCTCCATTCAGTGCCAAGAGCTTGAAGAAACGGCCTCAGCAcggagaggatgcaagcgggctTTGCATGCTATTAGGTCTCTTTGAGGACGTTGATCTTGGCACAGATCTTGAGGGCAGGGCCGAGCTTGATGTTCATGGCAGTCATGAGGTGCTCTTCCTTCAGCAGGAGCAGGGCCTGGCCATCAATCTCCTGTGATCGAAACTCCTCTGCAATCTCCTGGCACCCTGCGGGGTTTTAGAAATTGATCACACAAGGTGGTGTTCGAGCAGCCTACATTTTAATGCCATTTGAGCAAAGGATGCATGCATAAGAAACACTATTGTTCACTACTATCAAGGGTAGAAAATGTTCCTCAATCCCCAGGCCTTTGTGCTATGGTTGCATTATCATATGGCAGATGGGGGCTATTTATTAGAGAAAATAAATCAGTTGTAAGCACCAGCGGCTGTGCACCAGTTGTGGAGGTAGGGATGCCACTATCAGAAGGCTACCAACTGAATCCTTGGACATGCCAATATACCTGGCTGTCCAAAGGACAAACAATCACTGAGCTTGGGCTGGTGCGTTCACACCTAGAATGCTTCCCTTTACAGGCTGGCTGCGATAAACTGGGGGAAGAGAAAACAGGAGACCATGTCCAGATTTCCTTGGTGGAAGGGCATGATAGGCAGAGGCATGCCAGGAAAAGCAGGAGGACGTGTTGACAGAGTGCTAGCCTTACCTTGCAGGGATGCAATGAATTCATACACTTCCTCTACACTCCAGCGGCTGGGGTTGCTGGACAGGAAGACTGGGTTGATGCCATGAAGATCAGTGGTAGGCAGAATAATGCTTGAACTGGTCAGGTCTCTTTCTCCGTGAGCTGCTCTGACCGAGAGGGATCCAGGAGATGTGGGGGACAGCGCTTCATCGTAACTGGAGTTATCAGAACCTCGGCTGGAGTCTTCTTGCCCCTGCAAAATCCAGGCACCCAGAAATGAAGCAATAGGAGAAAATGTTTAGGACAGAATGCCCATTCACTGAGAAGTTTGACAGTGAACGGGATACAGTCTACAACACCACCGTCACTTGTACTTGGAATGCTGGAAAGTCACCACTGTGTATGCTGGACCTCAGAGGTATCTGCTTAGAGAATCCAGCTCCCCAAAGGAATGGTTTCTGGGCCACTGGAAGCCTCTGGTTGAAACAGAGCCCCCCGCCCCTGGGTTCGAGTTTCTAGAGACACATCTCATGCCAACCAACATTCTGGACAAGCACACCTGACCGTCTCCAGGTCAGCTATGACAACTCTGCAGCTTCGAACAAGGGGAAGAAGCTGAAATCCAGCACCAGGGCTGTATGCGCAGGCATAGTTGCGTGTTGCCACAAACAAAAACGTGACCTAGAATTCATCATCCCATAATACTTGGtttcaaaaaacaaaagcaaacttTCCAGCCACAAGTTTCAAAATTATGTTCAAGAATGAATGGGCAAAATCATGCAAGACAGAACAGTAGCCTGAAACAAGATCCTCAcaggctgaggaggaggctgcaaAGGCTGACCTGGATTCTTGTCCTTCACACCAGGGCTcttttcgagggggaacgcactggaacagcattctggcagtTCCAGTGCCCCGCTCACCAGACTTTAGGGCCGtttaggcctggattggggccaaaatggcatggatcgggtcggtgccagaCAAGGGAACCTTCCCCCACCCGACACCAAcccaatcccagctgttttgtccccaatccaggccgaaacggaccCCAAATGGCAAtttccagccattttgggcccattttggcctggtgccAGTTGGGGGAAGCTGCCCCTGCTGGCACCGACCTGGTCTGGGCCccttcggccctgatccaggccaaaacagacccaaaattgccattttgggcccatttcagggccaaaggggcctggatcagggctgagcgggggaagcctcccccgctGGGCACCGACccggtcctggccattttggcccccatcagggccaaactgggcccaaagtggccattttgggcccatttcggggcCGAAGGGTCCTGGACCAGGTCGGTGCCTGGCGAGGGAAGCCTGCCCTGTCAggcaccgacctgatcctggccatttcagccccgatctgggccaaaatgggcccaaaatggccatttttggcgcTTTTGGGTCCAGATCTGGGCCGAAAGAGCCCtgactgggtcagtgccaggcaggggagggttcccctaccCAGCACCTACCCGATCTGTGCCGATTCGGCCCAGATCTGGGCCTGAAAGGCCcgaaatggccacttttggccatttggggccattttctgctggaattggggccaaaacagctgggattgggttggtgctgggccgGAGGAACCCTCCTCCTCCCGGCACCGACCCAGTCCtggcccatttcagccctgatccaggcccaaacagccatttttggcccgtttTGGCCGGGATCAgcaccaaaactgccaggattggatcggtgcctggtgggggggcccctcccctgcccagcactgatccgatctgggctgttttgggcccgatccaggctaaaatgtgcccaaaatggctattttgggcctgtttcagcctggattggggccaaaagggccatgactgggccactgccaggtgggggaacactcccccatctggcagcagtcAAATTCCGGCCATTTTGGCTCGATCAATgggcgtggcacatgctaatgagttcctacagctctttttctatgaaatgacccgttCACAACTATCAAAATACGCACAAACTACATACCGGTTAAAGAAATTAGTTTTTCTTGCTAAAAACGGTGAGCTGTGAATTTTGTTGTTTTTACTTGTTTAGCTCCATGAGGCCACACACCTAGTTTTTATTTTACATCCAAAGGAAACAACATAGGTAGATTTGAGCCTCACAATCTCTCATCAGAGTTCCCTCTCTTCTGGTTTTCCACAatcgatgcaaaactgaattgtttaaaagggctttttactcaagaCAGGAAGGCTGTTTTGTATGGAAGTGGGTCTCAGAGAGATCCATCACTAAAGGAACAGAAAGGGACCATagactattgctgtaagtatgaacCTACCAGGTAGTTCCTATGTTTAAtatagtcttagaattgcttatgctcagtttcagcatttcttcaactctttaatGGATtcttgctggttttaaatctttgcaaatttgcatgtatatacccttatttttgccctgacctggatagcccaggtgagcctgatctcgtcagatcccagaagctaagcagggtcggccttggttagtaactggatgggagacctccaacaaagaccaggcctgcagaggcaggcaatggcaaaccacctctgatagtctcttgccatgaaaaccccaccagggggcaccataagtcagctacgacttgagagCACCACACACATATACCCTATTTTTATTGACATGACTTTGAAACTGTACTGATTcttgctgtgtaatccaccttgagtctcactgaggaaaaaaattaattcacATAATATAAACAAAAACAAGACAGGTGTTGCTTATTACATCTGAGGCTATTGGAAAAGTGGATTACCACACACTAAGAGGTTGAGGAAGAATGCTGAGAAAAGTTCAGAGTGGTGCTGAGCAAAGAAGAGCCCAGGAGAAGCCAAGAAGCATTTGGTGCTTGTACAAGGCACAACGGTTCCTTATATTTATATTGCTGCTTGACACGGGGTGACGGTGGGTCACCCAAAGTGACACCCAAAGTGTCACCCACTGGCTCATCTTCTATTCCTGTGTTGTTTACCTGATCTTTGCAAATGGCTCAATACTCCCATTATACATACTGCAGAACAAGGATATTTATTTGCCGCCAGCAACTGCCCCTGGCTTCTGGTTGAGAGGACTGACTTTAGTGGGGTGGAACACGGAAACAGAAAGGAAGCCCGGAACGAAGCAGCCTCTTCCAGTCTTGATGCTAACTACCACCTATTCAAGAATATCCCATTTTAAAGGAATGAGCTTCTGTTGTTAGAGCAACACGTTAGGGTACATGTTTATATACGACAtacctaaataataataatggataTGTTTTAACTCAGCGATCAATAGATGGACCTTTTTATTTTGCTCACTGGCTTCATTTAAATGGCCTTGTCTTAAATCAAGTCCACCTTGGTACAGAAAGGGTTAGAATAACGGCCGAAGGTCTTCACTGGCTCAGGCGTTAAGCAACTGGGCAGGATGCCATCCTCACCCGATGGCGCTTGCCCTGAATCTTGGCTCGGGCAATCTCTGAACTGCTGCGCCGGGGCCCACGCCGTCGACGGGCGTAGTTTGCTTCCTGGATCTCCTTCATCTTTTTCCTTTGCAAGCGAAGCTGGTGGCTGCATCCCACGTTGTACCTGAGAGAGGGGAGTACCAAGTCATACCCCTCCACAAAAATGAGTGGAGAAATCTTTTACAGGCAGCAAGTTCTGAAACCTTCATCTTTTCTCAGTAAAATGGTTTGAAAGGTGGAGCACTAAGACCCCATACATTTGCATAAAGGATACAGCCGTTTACCCGGGCACACCAACCCGTCATAGACATAACATCTGTCCTAACTGACCACATTTACAACCCATTCACATCTTGGCATGAGGAAGCCTGAACATAAAAGCAAACATTAATACCAGCCAAATCCCTTTGTCCTACCCACTTTACTGCTGCTGCTAGGGCCATGTTTCATTTCCAAGAGAAATCACCTTGGATGTGCCTCCGTGACAGTATCACAACAGCCCGTTTGAACTCTAGTCCGCTGATCTTATGCCTCTTCAATGTAAATCTCAAGGATGCCCCACCACCATTACCTCTTGGCACACGTTACAGAACAGAATCTCTTAGAACCACGGAACTGACTGGCGGGGCCGTATTTCCCACAGAATTCGCACTTCAGCAGGTTCCCTTTTTTGTCTTGCTCTAAGGAGATGAAATGCACAGGGAACACTTATAGCAACCAAAGAAACCTTCAGAAACTAGTCGCAGCACAATGCGTGTTCAAAGTGTTCTGTACAGTGAGTGATCTGGGTATAGAAAAGCCAACTCAAACTGGAATTTGGAACCCTTTTCTGTTCAAAATTATggcattcgatttatacaccacccttcaggacaacttaatgcccactcagaacattttacaaagtgtattattgtTATCCCaacaataacaatcaccctgtgaggcgggtggggctgagagagctctgagagagctgtgactgacccaaggtcacccagctggcttcaagcagaggagtggggaatcaaacctggctctccagattagagtcctgccgctcttaaccactacaccaaactgggtccctGAGAGTCCTGTCAAAAGTTTTGGTTTCCCTTCCTAATTCAACACAAAAGTTGGCAGTTCATTAATAGAAAAACCAAAGGACAACCACCCTCTAACAGTTCCACCAAGACACAGATGCATCTCATCTGTAGTGTTTCTTTCCCCCAGCCACCCACTCGAGAGAGGAAACCAATCTAAGTGCTTAACTCAGCAGTTAAACACACTTAAAACAAGAGAGAAATAGGGTTGGAAGTAACTTAGCGGGGAAGAAATAGttaaccctcccctgccccagtctCCTACAGCCCCTCATGATTACTCACCTGTTGTCAAGCTATCCCCTCCTGGGGAATTGCTAGGCTGGCTCTCCGTCTGCCGAGAAGAAGCCCCTCCCTGAAGAGGCTTTTCAAACTCTTTCAGGAGCTGAGAACAACCCACCTGCATGGAAAAGGTAAAGCAAACTTGGAACACAATAAGGAGCCTGACCCAAAGCATTCGTACTCAGCTGGTCAGCATGCACCTCCCTCAGTGCACCTCAGTGCCTGCAAACTCACAAACTTTTCTCCAGATCGTGCCCCCAATTTCATTTGATCTCCAGTTTCCAAATCGGGTTAGGCCATCCAGTTTATGGCATCTTAATGTTTCTTTTCTCAATGATTAAACTTCTCAATGTTGAGAACACAGATGAGAGCTAAGCTTTCAGAGcattttaatattaaccaaggaaCTGCTAGTTTCAAAAGTTTTATTCTTAATAGTATAGTAAGGGCAAAGAACCATTAGAAAAAGACTTGGAAGCATTGCTCTCGCTTGATGTTCCATGTTTAGAGTGGCAGAATGAACCAGAATGGTATAAagctttttcaaattttttaattccaaaattatatctaCTGTATAATGAGATTTTTGAGTCCCATTTACAGCCAGCATCGCTGCAGGATGTGTATATTACTGTGATTCCAAAGCCTGGCAAAGATCATACTCATTGTGCAAACTTTCAACCCATTTCTTTGATGAACGCAGATGCTAAGATATTAACTGCCATTCTTGCTAACAGTCTTCAAAAGGTTATTCGAACTTTGGTGCATATAGACCATGTAGGATTTATACAAAGTAGGCAAAGATTATCTTCACTCGGTCGCTGAGGTGATTAAACAAAGCAATCTGAGCAAGCTGCTATTCTTTCACTcgatgctgaaaaagcttttgtcaAAATATACTGGAATATATTACCTCACAGACTAAATCTGATTTCCCTCAcaaatttttgaaatggattagaatGCTTTATTCATCCCCCCAGCTCTCGCCTACAGACCACGGGTATCTTTTCCGCGCCCTTTCCTCTTGAAAGGGGTATCAAACAACAAGGTtgttctctttctcctttttaatTTCTATTTGGAACCACTGGCTTGTATTAttagataaaataataatataaatggCTTTATATATAACtttagattttaaatattttacatgcagattataattttttatttatttcagaacctcagtcttTCATTCCTGTATTAATAAGCTTGATTTATCATTTTGGAGATTTGTCTGGCTATTCAATTAATTGAACAAAATGAGAATTGACATCACAGAGTAATTACTAATGGACATTTTTGATGGTGCCCTGATGTCATTACTTATCCTGGAATATTGATTCCAAGAAATATTAAGAATATGATTTCAACTGAATTTCGACGAGTTGATATCTGATATACAAATGGGCAACTCTTAATCTGTCATTATGGGTGAATATTGTATctcaaaatatttttgttttgcatGCAATCCCTTTCTATATACCTTGTacacatggctttttttcagcaggaacacggtggaacggagttccggaacctcttgaaaatggtcacatggctgggggccccgccccctgatctccagacagcggggagttgagattgccctccgtgccgctcagcggcacgtagggcaatctaaactcccctctgtctggagatcacggggcggggccaccagccatgtgaccattttctccaagggcaacccactgagttcccagaaaaaaaagccctgcttgtacatATGTATAAAatttatacatatatgtataaaaTTAATACCTGTTACGGAAATTTACATGGAACTCATCACTAGCTCAGATTTCTTTTAAGAGGATGCAGCTTTCAGTTAATGAAAGAGGATTTAGTTTTCCAGACCTTTTTTTTTATCATCAGGCATATCTGTCAATGTGTACAAAATTATTGGGATCACTCCTCTCTGACAGATTATACATATTGGGCTCTATTAGAGGCTTCTTGTTTGGAGCcactttttaaatgaaatgtcTTAGGATCTACTTATGTTTAAAATTCTGCTCCTCCTGCAATTTTGCAGTTGGAGAAGTATGGCACATAGTAACACGATAGTATCAATTTGACCTGTTCTCACATACTAAACTAACATTATAGTCTAATACtgggaggaatttttttttaggaAGACTTGGACAGACAAGGGAATTTTTACTTTAGATTAACTGATGagtttgtcattttctcagctgaagtctagatatgatttgccaacttctgctgaatggcaatatttacaatacTAACATTTATTAGTGTTCCAATATGGCccagcagctttgagtgcttcaaaaTCTCCTCCACTTTTGGAAACTCATTGAATCCacacagaaaacaaaacctacaatatttcTACAAATCTACAATAttctataaatatttgatgtcagtcaataaatattatatacagAAATTCAGAAATAATGGAATAttattctgccaaagcaatgggataaacctttaagccttatacctgttgctgctatggtccttaagctgcaacttattcagcaaaaaattatgtttaccATAGTACCCttttagtaaaggattaagtaTAGTGTCAAATTGTTGGCGGTGTAACTTACAATATGCGTCTCTTTAAGCATGTgttttggacatgtccagttattcagtGATTTTGGTAGGAAGCCATTAACCAtactaattttgtattagaatcctaatttatttttgaggatgttaatgtactttTAAACGATTTACCTGTCTCTCGGAACCTAACCAAAGATTAACAGAGATGGACTCTCTGTGCCCCTGCAGTCACTAAAAGACTTGCAattacaacactggaaagacaaaagctcgTAACTCATTGGACCTtcgaccttataaacttatcagcatttgaacatatcacatatAGATGGCAACTGAGTACAGACTTATTTTTTAGAAAGTTGaaaaccttttatagaagcctaTGTATTGATTTGCCAACACTGATTTTGTTTCTGTTGCCAGCatgttttctctccccccccacccgtttttttgggggggggagttgcaataataaataacaatttttaaaattattttgaaaatgaACTTTTCTTCTGGCTGCAGCACACACCTGCACTAATGAGAGCAGAACAGCCACCTGGCAGCACCAAGAGCAAGAAGAGAGGAGTCTCTTGACTCTTACCGGAAACGGTTCTGCCCCTTCCTGGATGACAAACCCCTCTATGATGTGTGTGAGAATCTGGGGTTTGACAATGGCTTGTGGGGGCTTGGAGTCTCCCAAGTGACGGGACACCATGGCCAATGTAGACGAAGGCGTAGATGAAGCCATGACAGAGCCTGGGTCACTTGGAGGTGCGTTTGAGGCGGCACTGGGGGCGGACTCTGATTTCtctaaaaagaacagaaaaagtgCCAAGAGTTAAATCTACATGAATTCAGTAACCAGGTTGCCTACGTTTGCTGAACAGGTAACATTTGCTGTTGGTGTCATCTGTGGAGTACAGGTGTTCCTGCCCCTTGGAGCCTGCACAAAGAAGAGCAAGTGAAGACCCAAGGCAGCTGCCGAAGTCCATGGAGATGAGAAACAAGAATGGCTTCTCCCGGAAAAACGCTAGCGACCAAAGAGCGGAGACCTACCCGGGAGTAGAAAAACTATCTCAATTAGTCAAAAGAGTGACAAACTCATATAATTATACAATATACACAAAGTCCATGGAGAGGCTGCCTCTGTTGATACAGCTTCTCACCACAGGTGCCACATACTCATAGGCCGTCACAAGAAAAGAGACAAAATTGCtgaaaattttgaagccatgggaaaaaactttttatttttggaAAACAATGGAAATTTGAGGGGAagctgaaatatatgcaatatttcCTTTTCAACTGGTTATTGGCTGAACTTAAGATGCATCATTGATaatttgcatcatttacaaattataaattgcatttataaaaGGCATCATTTATAACGcatttatataaaatgcatatgaAATTGAACAATGTGGCCTActtatggaatttaaaaatataaatgtattagatttctataagaaaaattacAAGTATGTACAATACTCGATAAAGAGTTGCAAACAGGTGCACCCAATGCTATCCTACcacatgtatctttaattttcGCTATCTGAGAGGTAGGAAGAAATAAAAGCCGAATGTAGAAAAATTTTACAATAAACAAAAGCAAGCGCGTTATTTGGACAAAGCCTCTCTCAGAGCCCCAGTAGGTAGGACTGCCAGCATGTTTGGGTATTAAGCTAAATTTATAACACTGAAAACTCAGAAttgtttccgggggggggggaatgtccctGCACCCCAAGTTTTCTGATTCTTTTCTGGGCCCTAACACCTCTCTCATCACAGGAAGGCCAGTGGTGGAATATACAGAGCAGGGGCATTCCTGAGCCAAAGAAAGAGCCTGCCTCAATCCCTATCCTATTCCCCCACTTCTGCCGGAACATAAGCTAatctattttattattaactcccccctcccatgtaGAAAATGAGACACTTTTCGCAGTGGACTCGGGGCCCACCGCAGCTGtaaaaacacaaaagaaaaagCTATCAAATCCAACTGTGGCGTCGCAATCCATTCATATCAGTTTCACAAAAGTGCAATTCTATCCTGCCTCCTAAATTCCAGCAAAAAGAGGCCCCTCTAGCCTCCTCTGGAAGGCTATTCCATGAGAGCAGATCCTGAAGGCTTAGTTAAAGAAGTATAGAGCTGTACGTCATCAGCTGTGTGCGGTCACCCATATCCATCTATTCGTCCCACCAGAAGGTCCAAAGAGATGACTGCTCTATTGGAAGTGTGAAGAACTTGCCTCTGTTCCCTTCACCTCCAAGGCCGCTCTTCTCTTCTGTGACTTTGGGACTCTCTGCCACCGGAGAAGACTTGGCGGGCAGGAGCGAAGATAGCATACTGGGATCATCTCTCTCCTCTTCAGATTCTGCCTTGCGCTTGACTGCCAAGGTCTGAGGCTTGCTCTGTGCAGGGAGAAGATGATAACTCAGAAGAGAAAGACAGTCCATGCTAGAGGCTACTTCAGGGAATTGATAATGGGACCCTGCAGGCTTCCTGAGACAAGCAGCCCCCATCCTCACCTAAGCGGGCAAAGGCACCAATGACTAAAATTCCACtaagcagaaaaagaaagaatatgCTTTAAACAAGCTCCAGAAGAAACTTTACATCTAAGCAAAGTCTGTGGGCAAGCCAGAGCCCAATTCAGGTTGAGACTGTGGCACCAGGACCACGGAGCaaggggagagggggggcattcagcctcctcctccaccaccattttcctgagctggGGAAGACACTGTGTCCCACTGTGGGGCTGTGCATGCACTGAACACTGCACATGCAACCCCACAATGGTGCAAATGGTACCACCCCAGAAAAATGGCACAgcggggaaggctgaagcccctctcCACAGGCGCATGGTCCTGGGCGGAATGAGGCCCCAGAACGCTTGCAACATTTGCTTAAAGATGGCCATGTTGTCGGCAACACTGTCTGAGTcaggctgagggagctccaacCAAACCTCGTGCCAAGCGTCACATCACCAACATCAGCTTGGCTGTGGGTGAGCTGAGGCACAGCACATCTCAGCCACCGGTGCAGCAAAGTGAGCCTCGCCCTCTTTTCCCCAGCCCGATCCAGTGGAGTCACTTACCGGCAGCTGAACAGGTTGCACATAGTAGGCTGCTGCTGGCGCCTGAGCCACGACAGGAGAGGAAGCCATGCTCTTCACCACCTGCGTGGTGCCTTGGACCTGTGCCACGTTGAGCCCAGGGGTGAGTGGGGGAGGGACttcttgaggaggaggaggagaagaagaaaaagtggcTGAAGTGCCTTGGGACAGCAAGGGTGTCGTGTGGGCCTGGGACACCGGCTGGACGACCGCAGGCATTCCCCGGGAAGGCTGGGCAGCCGTGTTCATCTGGGGAAGGCCTAAGGCCTGGGCCTGGGCCGAGCCCTGCTGGCGGCTGCCCACCACCTGCACCGGGATGTGAGGCGGGGGCTGCTGGGAGGCTGACATTTTGGCAGCCCCCAGCTGGGGGGATTTGACAGTGGCTAGAGGGGGCTTGGACTGAATGGGGACGGGCGCCTTGGCCACCGCCTGGCAAGGGCTGTCCTGCTGAAGCGGCGCTTGCTGAGGCTGGGGCTGGAGCATGGGCTGGACGACGAGGGTCTGGGCGGGCTGCGGGCCTTGGGGAGGCGGGgccgcctgctgctgctgctgctgctgctgggccagctGCAGGTGGGTGGCCGTGTGCAGGAGCTGGGACTGGCGGTGCTGGaactgctgctggtggtggatgGCGATCTGCTGCTGGATCACGACCTGCTTCTGGAggtggatctgctgctgctgctggatcaACGAGTGGGGCTGGATCTGAGTGTAGGTGGCTGGAAGCAGCAAGAGGAGGCGATCAGGGCGCGGCGCTCCCGGGGCGCTCGGGGAGGGAGCCttggtggaagggggggggggcggcaaacCTGGGGAGCTGCGAGTAATTGCCCGTGCgtgcactt
This region includes:
- the PHC1 gene encoding polyhomeotic-like protein 1 isoform X1, coding for METESEQNSNSASGSSGSGGSTRPQISQMTLYERQAVQALQALQRQPNAAQYFHQFMLQQQLNSAQLHSLAAVQQATIAASRQASSPNTSTPQQVTTTQASMNLATTSAAQLISRSQSVSSPSATTLTQSVLLGNTTSPPLNQSQAQMYLRPQLGNLLQVNRTLGRNVPLTSQLILMPNGAVAAVQQEVPPAHSPGVHADTDQVQNLAVRSQQTSAANVQLQASAPKAALPGNSQASAQPQATHASQTLTVTQTSSGNVGQSLNLSQGAAGSNGISGGVVSSVGNQAPTSLSQATPSGPGGSCQRKGTGVVQPLPVASAAQAVTVSQGSQTEVENAAAKKAEADGSSPQTVGMNLTRTATPAPSQTLISSATYTQIQPHSLIQQQQQIHLQKQVVIQQQIAIHHQQQFQHRQSQLLHTATHLQLAQQQQQQQQAAPPPQGPQPAQTLVVQPMLQPQPQQAPLQQDSPCQAVAKAPVPIQSKPPLATVKSPQLGAAKMSASQQPPPHIPVQVVGSRQQGSAQAQALGLPQMNTAAQPSRGMPAVVQPVSQAHTTPLLSQGTSATFSSSPPPPQEVPPPLTPGLNVAQVQGTTQVVKSMASSPVVAQAPAAAYYVQPVQLPSKPQTLAVKRKAESEEERDDPSMLSSLLPAKSSPVAESPKVTEEKSGLGGEGNREKSESAPSAASNAPPSDPGSVMASSTPSSTLAMVSRHLGDSKPPQAIVKPQILTHIIEGFVIQEGAEPFPVGCSQLLKEFEKPLQGGASSRQTESQPSNSPGGDSLTTEQDKKGNLLKCEFCGKYGPASQFRGSKRFCSVTCAKRYNVGCSHQLRLQRKKMKEIQEANYARRRRGPRRSSSEIARAKIQGKRHRGQEDSSRGSDNSSYDEALSPTSPGSLSVRAAHGERDLTSSSIILPTTDLHGINPVFLSSNPSRWSVEEVYEFIASLQGCQEIAEEFRSQEIDGQALLLLKEEHLMTAMNIKLGPALKICAKINVLKET
- the PHC1 gene encoding polyhomeotic-like protein 1 isoform X2, whose product is METESEQNSNSASGSSGSGGSTRPQISQMTLYERQAVQALQALQRQPNAAQYFHQFMLQQQLNSAQLHSLAAVQQATIAASRQASSPNTSTPQQVTTTQASMNLATTSAAQLISRSQSVSSPSATTLTQSVLLGNTTSPPLNQSQAQMYLRVQNLAVRSQQTSAANVQLQASAPKAALPGNSQASAQPQATHASQTLTVTQTSSGNVGQSLNLSQGAAGSNGISGGVVSSVGNQAPTSLSQATPSGPGGSCQRKGTGVVQPLPVASAAQAVTVSQGSQTEVENAAAKKAEADGSSPQTVGMNLTRTATPAPSQTLISSATYTQIQPHSLIQQQQQIHLQKQVVIQQQIAIHHQQQFQHRQSQLLHTATHLQLAQQQQQQQQAAPPPQGPQPAQTLVVQPMLQPQPQQAPLQQDSPCQAVAKAPVPIQSKPPLATVKSPQLGAAKMSASQQPPPHIPVQVVGSRQQGSAQAQALGLPQMNTAAQPSRGMPAVVQPVSQAHTTPLLSQGTSATFSSSPPPPQEVPPPLTPGLNVAQVQGTTQVVKSMASSPVVAQAPAAAYYVQPVQLPSKPQTLAVKRKAESEEERDDPSMLSSLLPAKSSPVAESPKVTEEKSGLGGEGNREKSESAPSAASNAPPSDPGSVMASSTPSSTLAMVSRHLGDSKPPQAIVKPQILTHIIEGFVIQEGAEPFPVGCSQLLKEFEKPLQGGASSRQTESQPSNSPGGDSLTTEQDKKGNLLKCEFCGKYGPASQFRGSKRFCSVTCAKRYNVGCSHQLRLQRKKMKEIQEANYARRRRGPRRSSSEIARAKIQGKRHRGQEDSSRGSDNSSYDEALSPTSPGSLSVRAAHGERDLTSSSIILPTTDLHGINPVFLSSNPSRWSVEEVYEFIASLQGCQEIAEEFRSQEIDGQALLLLKEEHLMTAMNIKLGPALKICAKINVLKET